TTATCATTTGGTTTGTATAGTGGCACGTCCTAAAGAAATAATTGAGAATTTATTAAGTGCTGCTATTAAGTGCTTTACTATCTTAGGAATGCAACTATAGCGCATATATTATACAATATAAACTTTTATTATTCTTTAATCCGCGTTAAGACGCTATGCCTGCTTTACCTTCGGAATCGTACTGTTGTTTTTTTCTCCGATGATAATCAACATCTTTTTTTCTTATATCTTCTAGTAAAAACAGCCAGGATGAACTGCCCCCTGTCAAGTAGACAGATAAAAAAACTAAAAACTTTATGCTGCTAAGGTCTGATTTCGATACTCTATCGGAGTCAGGCCTTTTAGATTTTTCTGTAATCTTCTCGTGTTATAGAAATCAATGTATTGATCAATCGCTAGTTCTAATTCCTCATAGGTATGGAACTTCTGCAAATAGTACATCTCAGATTTGATGATTCCCCAAAAGCCTTCCATCGGACCATTATCGATACATCTACTGACACGGGACATACTTTGCGTACCACTAATGCTATCAATCTTATTTTTGAACTGTCTATTGGTATATTGAAAACCTCTATCACTATGGAATAGTGGCTTTGCATCAGGATTGGCTGCTACTGCCAGGTCAAAGGTTTTAAAGACGAGCTGGTTGTTATTGGCATGCCCAAGGACATAAGAAACGATTCTTCTGTCGCCGAGATCCAGTATCGCACTCAGATAAGCTTTCAGCCCATTTGTAAGTTTGAATTCCGTGACATCAGTCAACCATTTTTGATTCGGTTTATCTGCCTGGAAATTCCTGTTCAGTATATTTTCAGCGGTTATCTGAGGTGTACTTGGGATATAGTTCTTCCGCTTCTTGCGAATGACAGACTTCATATTGACAGATTCCATCAATCGATAGATGCGTTTGTGATTGTACTGTTGGCTCATGATCCTGTTGATATTCATCGTCATGCGCCGGTATCCGTAAATACCATGAACTTCTGTGTATAGCCGAATCATCTCTTCCAGTATCAGTGTATT
This genomic stretch from Dehalobacter restrictus DSM 9455 harbors:
- a CDS encoding IS3 family transposase, whose product is MGRKTKVPIGEKLRAIEDYLSGKRGTSQICYELQIHKSSFQAWLRKYQIEGKQGLQTLRANKCYPDTIKLQAVTDEEERYAIAELCNFADIARSSYYKWINRPESETDRRNTLILEEMIRLYTEVHGIYGYRRMTMNINRIMSQQYNHKRIYRLMESVNMKSVIRKKRKNYIPSTPQITAENILNRNFQADKPNQKWLTDVTEFKLTNGLKAYLSAILDLGDRRIVSYVLGHANNNQLVFKTFDLAVAANPDAKPLFHSDRGFQYTNRQFKNKIDSISGTQSMSRVSRCIDNGPMEGFWGIIKSEMYYLQKFHTYEELELAIDQYIDFYNTRRLQKNLKGLTPIEYRNQTLAA